Proteins found in one Clostridium kluyveri DSM 555 genomic segment:
- a CDS encoding phage portal protein — MESSEERQARTIRDTLLNLPDNEIEERRKVRRDYIFYKGKSIDFERAKNDPILYGQNWPTDDNCDYKPTQDIRNKVKPLLKKQARWMFGKEPTLIFKPDDFKDKDKCEDLRKFVEDIFESNNFWNNTRKAFLESTVKKRVLLRAEANPGQPLVLKYETIENFYYKEKNGVLLKVVFFEEDELNVYREADADKIYYLHTYYYKVNENSKERQAWYKKETYKNTDLQEGLTIDIDTGFTAIPCWLIKNGGELNDSFGESDVTELEDAQNQYNRRISDFADALRFQLFGSEVVIDGDEDDVNKFTIAPNALHAVKTRDELLESGKQAAVQRMEYNIGNSDAIEAYLDRTERDMNFALDMPKLSDLNNIPSAKAMIYLYNDLIARCEEKWNDWERPLLALINFIIEVAPVCYKGIFNFEWLSIKYTTIFKHNYPLPSDDDEKKKTAISEVEADVRSRKSYIKEFSDEEDDEKAFSEILEEKTQLSNAEDSFTEGLNNELNNNVDNNLNTGE, encoded by the coding sequence GTGGAAAGCAGCGAAGAAAGACAAGCAAGGACAATAAGAGATACTTTGCTAAATCTGCCCGACAATGAAATAGAAGAGAGAAGGAAAGTAAGAAGAGATTATATCTTTTATAAAGGAAAATCTATAGATTTTGAGAGAGCTAAGAATGATCCTATATTATATGGTCAGAACTGGCCGACAGATGATAATTGCGATTATAAACCTACTCAAGATATAAGAAATAAGGTTAAGCCTCTTCTTAAAAAACAGGCAAGGTGGATGTTTGGGAAGGAGCCTACCCTAATATTTAAACCAGATGACTTTAAAGACAAGGATAAGTGTGAGGATTTAAGAAAATTTGTAGAGGATATTTTTGAAAGTAATAATTTTTGGAATAATACAAGAAAGGCTTTTTTAGAATCTACCGTAAAAAAGAGGGTACTGCTTAGAGCAGAAGCCAACCCTGGACAACCTTTAGTACTTAAGTATGAAACTATAGAAAATTTTTATTATAAAGAAAAGAATGGAGTTTTATTAAAGGTTGTGTTCTTTGAAGAGGATGAACTTAATGTATACAGGGAAGCTGATGCAGATAAGATTTACTACCTTCATACTTATTACTATAAAGTCAATGAAAATTCAAAAGAAAGGCAGGCGTGGTATAAGAAAGAAACCTATAAAAATACAGACCTGCAGGAAGGACTTACAATAGATATTGACACTGGATTTACTGCTATACCCTGTTGGCTTATTAAAAATGGTGGAGAACTCAATGATTCCTTTGGTGAAAGTGATGTTACTGAACTAGAAGATGCCCAGAACCAATATAATAGGAGAATATCTGATTTTGCAGATGCATTGAGGTTTCAACTATTTGGTTCGGAGGTTGTGATTGATGGTGATGAAGATGATGTAAATAAATTTACTATAGCTCCTAATGCACTCCATGCAGTAAAAACCAGAGATGAACTCTTAGAAAGTGGAAAACAAGCTGCAGTTCAAAGAATGGAATACAATATAGGAAATTCTGATGCAATAGAAGCTTACCTGGACAGGACAGAAAGGGATATGAATTTTGCACTGGATATGCCTAAATTATCGGATTTAAACAATATTCCCTCTGCTAAGGCTATGATTTATCTTTACAATGATTTGATAGCTAGGTGTGAGGAAAAATGGAATGACTGGGAAAGGCCCTTATTAGCATTAATCAATTTTATTATTGAAGTAGCTCCAGTATGTTATAAGGGCATATTTAACTTTGAATGGTTGAGTATAAAGTATACAACCATCTTCAAGCATAATTACCCTCTCCCTTCTGATGATGATGAAAAGAAAAAGACTGCCATTTCAGAGGTTGAAGCTGACGTAAGGTCGAGGAAATCATATATTAAGGAATTCAGTGACGAGGAAGATGATGAAAAAGCTTTTAGTGAGATACTTGAGGAGAAAACACAGTTGAGTAATGCAGAGGATTCATTTACTGAAGGATTGAATAATGAATTGAATAATAATGTTGATAATAATTTAAACACTGGTGAATAG
- a CDS encoding double zinc ribbon domain-containing protein has product MIYKSKYSTMFECPHCGHKNKMPCNFCAKCGKKLIKNKCLHCWRSSKKIIKSTAQSCDECNVNKFSPKGLYK; this is encoded by the coding sequence ATGATTTATAAATCCAAATATTCCACAATGTTTGAATGCCCTCATTGTGGCCATAAAAATAAAATGCCATGCAACTTTTGTGCAAAATGTGGAAAGAAGTTAATTAAAAATAAATGTCTGCACTGCTGGAGGAGTAGTAAGAAAATCATTAAAAGTACTGCTCAAAGTTGTGATGAATGCAATGTAAATAAGTTTAGTCCTAAAGGATTGTATAAATAA
- a CDS encoding phage scaffolding protein produces MPKLSEILGDSFTQIPEDLQKKYKDIDLVDSTDYVPKSKFDQVDSQAKEYKKQVGERDKQISDLKEQYKNVDGLEAKVTELEAINKTQKETLEKQLADTIFNNALEKSLDTYSVKDKKLVMALIDKDKLKVDGDNIIGIKEQIEPLQKSHEYLFEKQINGTSSFDTGGGDSKPGDVTNFATELGKRKAEILKAKGLQDFAK; encoded by the coding sequence ATGCCAAAATTAAGTGAAATATTAGGAGATTCATTTACACAAATACCAGAAGATCTCCAGAAAAAATACAAAGACATAGATTTGGTAGATAGTACTGACTATGTGCCAAAATCTAAGTTTGACCAAGTGGATAGTCAGGCTAAAGAATATAAGAAACAGGTAGGAGAGAGAGATAAGCAAATTTCAGACCTAAAGGAACAGTACAAAAATGTTGATGGGTTAGAAGCCAAGGTTACTGAATTGGAAGCTATTAATAAAACTCAGAAGGAAACCCTTGAGAAACAACTGGCAGATACAATTTTTAATAATGCTTTGGAGAAAAGCTTGGATACCTATAGCGTTAAAGATAAGAAGTTAGTTATGGCACTTATTGATAAAGACAAGCTTAAGGTTGATGGAGATAACATCATAGGCATTAAGGAACAGATAGAACCACTTCAGAAGTCCCATGAGTATTTATTTGAGAAACAAATTAATGGTACCAGTTCTTTTGACACTGGAGGTGGAGATTCGAAACCAGGTGATGTAACCAATTTTGCAACAGAGTTGGGCAAAAGAAAAGCAGAGATTTTAAAGGCAAAGGGATTACAAGATTTTGCTAAATAA
- a CDS encoding major capsid protein, translating into MNLSDYINSKNIALYVKELPAEATVDKVLFPAKKVTGTKLEMAKGAKKKAVALRMSTFDAATKMRALSADLTVKSREIPFFKEGMGIDETTRRDLQNAIGANNENFVNALLDQVFENYANLVDGANINAKKMRASVIQNGVLNFISKNGDIVVDYGVPENHREVLTADDKWTNPDADIVGDVRRFQKAITDDHYAKPTVLLLTEKTFDSTFLVNNVITNHIKNSNLNTSLILSQQDYINFAKERLGLTVIFLEDTTYIPEEGAEAIPYYTDGKITLMSGTTLGNTVYGTTPEEFDKQSGSSKLDTYIVDTGIAVTTMVKEDPVTVDTKVSVMPIVSFDRADEVFFATVY; encoded by the coding sequence ATGAACTTAAGTGATTATATAAACTCAAAAAACATTGCCCTTTATGTTAAAGAACTGCCTGCAGAAGCTACAGTTGATAAAGTATTGTTTCCGGCAAAGAAAGTTACTGGAACTAAACTTGAGATGGCCAAAGGTGCTAAGAAAAAAGCAGTTGCTTTAAGGATGAGTACTTTTGATGCTGCTACAAAAATGAGGGCATTAAGTGCAGACTTGACAGTAAAGTCAAGAGAAATACCTTTCTTTAAAGAGGGTATGGGAATTGACGAGACAACAAGAAGAGACTTACAAAATGCAATTGGTGCCAATAACGAAAACTTTGTAAATGCTTTGTTAGACCAGGTATTTGAAAACTATGCTAACTTAGTAGATGGAGCAAACATAAATGCCAAGAAAATGAGAGCCAGCGTGATTCAAAATGGGGTATTGAATTTTATCTCTAAAAATGGTGATATTGTAGTTGACTATGGAGTTCCTGAAAATCATAGAGAAGTATTAACTGCTGATGATAAATGGACAAATCCTGATGCTGATATAGTAGGAGATGTGAGAAGATTTCAAAAGGCCATAACGGATGATCATTATGCAAAACCAACAGTACTTTTGTTAACCGAAAAGACATTTGATAGTACATTTTTGGTTAATAATGTAATTACTAATCATATTAAGAATAGCAACTTAAATACTTCTTTGATTTTATCTCAGCAAGATTATATTAATTTTGCTAAAGAGAGACTGGGATTGACAGTGATTTTCTTGGAAGACACTACCTACATTCCAGAAGAAGGGGCGGAGGCAATCCCATACTATACAGACGGTAAAATTACCCTCATGAGTGGTACAACTCTTGGAAATACTGTCTACGGTACAACACCAGAGGAATTTGACAAGCAAAGTGGATCAAGCAAACTTGATACTTATATAGTTGATACAGGAATTGCAGTTACTACAATGGTTAAAGAAGACCCGGTAACTGTGGACACCAAGGTATCTGTAATGCCTATAGTTAGCTTTGACAGGGCAGATGAAGTATTCTTTGCAACAGTATATTAA
- a CDS encoding DUF6877 family protein: protein MRIEIKSMEDLNRNLNKLPIQAIEDINKRITDWMSGEGSSIDDPYIKQQLRYAENLVNRR from the coding sequence GTGAGGATAGAAATTAAATCCATGGAAGATTTGAATAGAAATTTAAACAAGTTGCCAATTCAAGCTATAGAGGATATAAATAAAAGAATTACCGATTGGATGAGTGGAGAAGGAAGTAGCATTGATGATCCATACATTAAGCAGCAGCTTAGATATGCGGAAAATCTGGTGAATAGAAGGTGA
- a CDS encoding type II toxin-antitoxin system HicB family antitoxin, with amino-acid sequence MKKDIYIYPSIITQYKDNVGITFPDLPGCVSNARTIDEAIKNAKEVLALHLFGMEEDDIEIPSPSPINKIKLDKNEILLLVDVYMPLYREAIQNTSVKTTVTMPQWLKSLAEKNNINFSQVIQTAIKEKLNINS; translated from the coding sequence ATGAAAAAAGATATTTATATTTATCCATCTATAATAACTCAATACAAAGATAATGTAGGTATTACATTTCCTGATTTACCAGGTTGTGTATCTAATGCACGTACTATAGATGAAGCTATCAAAAATGCTAAAGAAGTTTTAGCTCTGCACTTATTCGGTATGGAGGAAGATGATATAGAAATCCCTTCTCCTTCACCAATCAATAAAATTAAGCTTGATAAGAATGAAATACTTTTATTGGTTGATGTTTATATGCCACTATATCGTGAAGCCATACAAAATACTTCTGTTAAAACAACTGTTACTATGCCACAATGGTTAAAATCTTTAGCTGAAAAGAATAATATTAACTTCTCTCAAGTCATACAGACTGCAATTAAAGAGAAACTTAATATTAATAGTTGA
- a CDS encoding phage tail sheath family protein, translating to MASGYWSETDKPIRPGFYNRFKAIALSRIQQGKRGIIAMPVKANWGPVGTVISITSEKELITSFGDDVSYTAYRLGRLVLLGQPKELLLYRLADGNEKVSTITLKDTAEPSGDVLKINTKYPTTRKFNVTVRDNIVDSSKKDIILYDEATQIYSFTALSGTIQEMVESINSNEENLWINAEKIADGNGTLASILNQPLTGGNDGAAAITNDKYIDAMAAFEGVKFNGFVLDGIIDSALQTSVKSWVEKNRKNGKKIRAYAGGGLDETINEANAKSRSFNYEGFCYIGAVGGVLDGITYTPAETACYIAALGEGQSLKESLCNAKTIFNNVTKNLTDEEIKSSLQAGTMILRYDNGEVVVEDDVNTLKSYGTDQSETLGYLRAIKFIDAVDEDTSSTGNQKYIGKIGNDRTGQVAVLASLKQYFETLNDSGLIDSNFTVEIDEELQANAKNDEFFWMWDAKYINVMKRIYGTGYIR from the coding sequence ATGGCATCTGGATATTGGAGCGAGACAGATAAACCAATAAGACCGGGATTTTATAATAGGTTTAAAGCTATAGCTTTATCACGTATACAGCAAGGCAAAAGGGGTATTATTGCAATGCCTGTAAAAGCCAATTGGGGACCAGTTGGAACGGTAATATCAATAACATCTGAAAAAGAATTAATTACAAGTTTCGGGGATGATGTCAGCTATACTGCATACAGACTTGGAAGGTTGGTATTATTAGGGCAGCCTAAAGAACTTCTTTTGTATAGACTTGCGGATGGAAATGAAAAGGTATCTACAATAACATTAAAAGATACAGCTGAACCTTCTGGAGATGTATTAAAAATCAATACGAAATATCCTACTACAAGAAAATTCAACGTTACTGTGAGAGATAATATTGTAGATTCATCTAAGAAAGATATAATCCTCTATGATGAGGCGACTCAAATATATTCTTTTACAGCACTTTCTGGAACAATACAGGAAATGGTTGAATCAATAAATAGCAATGAAGAGAATCTGTGGATTAATGCTGAAAAAATTGCAGATGGCAACGGTACTTTGGCAAGTATATTAAATCAGCCATTAACAGGTGGCAATGATGGTGCAGCAGCAATAACAAATGATAAATATATTGACGCTATGGCAGCATTTGAAGGTGTAAAATTTAATGGATTTGTATTGGATGGAATAATAGATTCAGCCCTTCAAACAAGTGTTAAATCATGGGTTGAGAAAAACAGGAAGAATGGAAAGAAAATAAGAGCATATGCCGGTGGTGGGTTAGATGAGACAATAAATGAGGCTAATGCTAAATCACGAAGTTTCAATTATGAGGGATTCTGTTATATTGGTGCAGTTGGAGGAGTATTGGATGGAATAACATATACTCCGGCAGAAACAGCATGTTATATAGCAGCACTTGGAGAAGGTCAAAGTCTTAAAGAAAGCTTGTGTAATGCTAAAACCATATTTAATAATGTGACTAAAAACTTAACTGATGAGGAAATTAAAAGTTCATTACAGGCAGGTACTATGATTCTAAGATACGATAATGGCGAAGTTGTAGTAGAAGATGATGTAAATACCTTAAAGTCTTATGGAACAGACCAAAGTGAAACTTTAGGATATTTACGAGCTATTAAATTTATAGATGCAGTAGATGAAGATACTAGCTCTACAGGTAATCAGAAATATATAGGAAAGATAGGCAATGATAGAACAGGACAGGTTGCTGTATTGGCATCTTTGAAACAGTACTTTGAAACTTTGAATGATTCTGGTCTAATAGATAGTAATTTTACTGTGGAAATAGATGAAGAACTTCAAGCGAATGCTAAAAATGATGAGTTCTTCTGGATGTGGGATGCTAAATATATAAATGTGATGAAAAGAATTTATGGTACAGGATATATAAGATAG
- a CDS encoding DNA cytosine methyltransferase, translated as MDLTHFSLFTGIGGIDLAAEWAGFKTVGQCEFADYPTRVLEKHWPDVERWKDVRSITVESVRERGIQEVTVLSAGFPCQPHSVAGERKASNDERDLWPETAERIRILKPRWFLGENVPGILSSENGRFFGGILRDLAKMGYSVGWCCYGANRVGAPHKRERIFIVAYSDSSRQQRGKNSRSIKESRKNSKKQFEGFCKTLLCDSYSIPKLQAYSGVDTVREERNSWQGTSRKHRRETSRTYWEISESPVLGVDDGISDRVDRSIALGNAVVPQQVYPILKAIADIERCGET; from the coding sequence ATGGATTTAACACATTTCAGTTTGTTTACCGGAATAGGAGGAATTGATCTTGCTGCTGAATGGGCAGGATTCAAAACAGTAGGACAGTGTGAGTTTGCAGATTACCCCACAAGGGTACTTGAAAAACATTGGCCGGATGTAGAGAGGTGGAAAGATGTTAGAAGTATTACAGTTGAATCTGTTAGAGAAAGAGGAATTCAAGAAGTCACAGTTTTATCGGCAGGATTTCCATGCCAGCCTCACAGCGTTGCAGGAGAACGTAAGGCGTCTAATGATGAACGTGACTTGTGGCCGGAAACAGCAGAGAGAATTCGCATTCTTAAGCCAAGATGGTTTTTGGGTGAAAATGTACCAGGGATATTATCAAGTGAAAATGGACGGTTCTTTGGAGGAATTCTCAGGGACCTGGCCAAGATGGGGTACAGTGTCGGATGGTGCTGCTATGGAGCAAACAGAGTTGGAGCTCCGCACAAAAGGGAAAGGATATTCATTGTTGCCTACTCCGACAGCAGCAGACAACAAAGGGGGAAGAACTCCAGAAGCATCAAGGAAAGCAGGAAGAACAGCAAGAAACAATTTGAGGGATTTTGTAAGACACTTTTATGCGACTCCTACAGCATCCCAAAACTTCAAGCCTATTCGGGCGTTGACACCGTCAGAGAGGAACGGAACTCATGGCAAGGTACTTCCAGGAAGCATAGGAGAGAAACATCCAGAACTTATTGGGAGATATCCGAATCCCCAGTTCTTGGAGTGGATGATGGGATTTCCGATAGGGTGGACAGAAGTATAGCCTTAGGTAACGCAGTAGTACCACAGCAGGTATATCCCATACTGAAAGCTATTGCAGATATAGAAAGGTGTGGTGAAACATGA
- a CDS encoding PBSX family phage terminase large subunit produces the protein MLIEKEVNPSFEDFIFDWDHKFYFLVGGYGSSKSYHVALKLILKLLQEKRTALVVREVFDTIRDSCYSLLEEIVIDMGLDTRIKFTASPMQVRFPNGSKIIFKGMDKPSKLKSINNVSIVWIEECSEVKYEGFKELLGRLRHPSLSLHMILSTNPVSKDNWTYKHFFKNEKKKTFILDDEELYKKRIVVRNNTYYHHSLADDNLFLPKSYIEQLEELKTYDIDLYRIARKGRFGINGRRVLPQFEARPHYEVLQAIGNIKNPIKRVGFDFGFEDSYNALLRLAVDDKEKILYIYWEYYKNQMTDDRTAIEIAEFKSTQELIRADGAEPKTIKYFNQQGFNIRRAKKFPGSRLQNTKKVKRFKKIICSEDCINTVDELKDLTYAVDKNGEIIEDEFNIDPHTFSAIWYGLDGYEVADIKEQKYANSVYEKGKGVIKNTSTDPYNRKGGSVF, from the coding sequence ATGCTTATAGAAAAAGAGGTAAATCCCAGTTTTGAAGATTTTATTTTTGATTGGGACCATAAATTCTACTTTTTAGTTGGAGGGTATGGAAGTTCCAAGAGTTATCATGTGGCCTTAAAGCTAATCCTTAAATTATTACAGGAAAAAAGAACTGCCTTAGTAGTTAGAGAAGTATTTGATACTATAAGGGATAGCTGCTATTCACTTTTAGAGGAAATAGTAATAGACATGGGACTTGACACTAGAATTAAATTTACAGCTTCACCAATGCAGGTTAGGTTTCCTAATGGCTCCAAAATAATATTTAAAGGTATGGATAAACCTTCAAAGCTAAAGTCTATAAACAATGTTTCTATAGTATGGATTGAGGAATGTTCAGAGGTGAAATATGAAGGATTCAAAGAACTTTTAGGACGTTTAAGACATCCAAGCTTATCATTGCATATGATACTTTCAACTAATCCTGTAAGTAAGGATAACTGGACATACAAGCACTTCTTTAAAAATGAAAAGAAAAAAACATTCATACTTGATGATGAGGAGCTTTACAAAAAAAGAATAGTTGTAAGAAATAACACTTATTATCATCACTCACTGGCAGATGATAATTTATTTTTGCCCAAAAGTTATATAGAGCAGTTAGAAGAATTAAAAACTTATGATATTGATTTATATAGGATAGCCAGAAAAGGCAGATTCGGTATAAATGGTAGGAGGGTACTCCCTCAGTTTGAAGCTAGGCCACACTATGAGGTGCTTCAAGCTATAGGGAATATAAAGAATCCGATTAAAAGAGTTGGGTTCGACTTTGGTTTTGAAGATTCTTATAATGCTCTATTAAGGCTAGCTGTAGATGATAAAGAAAAGATACTTTATATCTATTGGGAATATTACAAAAATCAAATGACAGACGATAGAACTGCCATTGAAATAGCTGAATTTAAAAGTACTCAAGAACTTATTCGTGCTGATGGTGCAGAACCTAAAACAATCAAGTATTTCAATCAACAAGGGTTCAACATTAGAAGAGCTAAAAAGTTTCCAGGGTCAAGGCTGCAGAATACCAAGAAGGTTAAAAGATTCAAGAAAATTATATGTTCAGAGGATTGTATTAATACCGTAGATGAATTAAAGGATTTGACTTATGCAGTAGATAAAAATGGTGAAATTATAGAAGATGAATTTAACATAGATCCTCATACTTTTAGTGCTATTTGGTATGGCCTTGATGGATATGAGGTTGCTGATATTAAAGAACAAAAATATGCAAATAGTGTTTATGAAAAAGGAAAAGGTGTTATTAAAAATACATCCACAGACCCTTACAATAGGAAAGGAGGTTCGGTATTTTAG
- a CDS encoding type II toxin-antitoxin system HicA family toxin, translated as MKSYSSREVIKILESHGWYLKRVVGDHHQYTDGHKLATVRHPVKDLGIKNIKSIEKQTGIKFS; from the coding sequence ATGAAATCTTACTCATCAAGGGAAGTAATCAAGATACTTGAATCACATGGATGGTATTTAAAAAGAGTTGTTGGCGACCATCACCAATATACAGACGGTCACAAACTAGCAACAGTAAGGCATCCAGTTAAAGACTTAGGAATTAAAAACATAAAGAGTATTGAAAAGCAAACAGGGATTAAATTTTCTTAA
- a CDS encoding DNA adenine methylase, with the protein MKLKNLTNIKWIGGKHGKEERYLELMPRHKIFADVFFGSGAVTFYKETVNPANMTVVNDINDRLINYMMMLKGNPESLYKECSSLPFSESLYEKWKWEPWPEDKLQSAVRFYYLMRVCFGGGGRKYKSGMSLSKTTNKAKQLMSATELIPKMAELIKNWNILCRDFEEVIKFYDSRDTLFFLDPPYFGHEDMYFGGFQEKDHIRLRKVLEGIKGKAMVCYYPDPLIDNLYSGWYRNEYHTASQIKNRADGDKCPVRTELILMNYRPRVNEQLKMCEG; encoded by the coding sequence GTGAAACTTAAGAATTTAACCAACATAAAGTGGATTGGTGGCAAGCATGGAAAGGAAGAACGGTACCTGGAGCTTATGCCTAGACATAAAATATTTGCGGATGTTTTCTTTGGATCCGGAGCAGTTACTTTTTACAAAGAAACGGTAAATCCTGCGAATATGACAGTAGTGAATGACATAAACGACAGATTGATAAATTACATGATGATGCTAAAAGGTAATCCAGAAAGCCTTTATAAAGAGTGCAGCTCCCTTCCGTTTTCGGAAAGTCTGTATGAGAAATGGAAATGGGAACCATGGCCGGAGGATAAGCTCCAATCGGCAGTCAGGTTTTATTACCTCATGAGGGTTTGCTTCGGCGGAGGAGGACGCAAATACAAGAGTGGAATGAGTCTTTCAAAGACAACAAATAAAGCTAAACAGTTGATGTCAGCTACAGAGTTAATCCCAAAGATGGCTGAATTAATAAAGAACTGGAATATACTTTGTCGGGACTTTGAAGAAGTAATAAAGTTTTATGATTCCAGAGATACACTATTTTTTTTAGACCCACCGTATTTTGGGCATGAGGACATGTACTTTGGAGGATTTCAAGAGAAGGACCATATAAGGCTCAGGAAAGTGCTTGAAGGGATAAAAGGCAAAGCTATGGTTTGTTATTATCCGGATCCACTTATAGATAATTTGTATTCGGGGTGGTACCGAAACGAATATCATACGGCCAGCCAAATAAAAAATAGGGCTGACGGAGATAAATGCCCTGTGAGAACAGAATTGATTTTGATGAATTATAGACCGAGGGTGAATGAGCAGTTAAAAATGTGTGAGGGGTGA
- a CDS encoding DUF1804 family protein codes for MADKEVVRKEYETGKHTFKQLADKFNISQGTIKSWAKRDKDNGQPWKKVATKTKNQNKKVATKKEVAEKKVEPMFEEVEEVLNNPELTDKQRLFCIYYSKRFNATKAYQKAYGCDYITANTNGPRLLVNACIKEEIQKLKQGKLNRAMLSPDDIFQKYMDIAFSNMTDYVSFGQKTMTIRDKKTGEPLLDNEGNKIEYQYSYVDFKESSEVDGSLISEVKQGKDGVSIKLHDAMKALDWLSKHMDMATEEQRLRMEKLRAEIEKVKSPDDNKPIEIMIKRKSDE; via the coding sequence ATGGCAGATAAGGAAGTCGTAAGAAAAGAGTATGAAACTGGAAAGCATACTTTTAAGCAGCTGGCAGATAAATTTAATATAAGCCAGGGAACCATAAAAAGTTGGGCTAAAAGAGATAAAGATAATGGGCAACCATGGAAAAAGGTTGCAACCAAAACAAAAAACCAAAATAAAAAGGTTGCAACCAAAAAAGAAGTTGCAGAGAAGAAAGTTGAGCCTATGTTTGAGGAAGTTGAGGAGGTATTAAATAATCCTGAACTTACTGATAAACAAAGGCTTTTTTGTATTTATTATTCCAAGCGATTTAATGCCACTAAAGCCTATCAGAAAGCATATGGATGTGATTATATAACAGCTAATACCAATGGACCTCGATTGCTTGTAAATGCTTGTATAAAAGAAGAAATACAAAAGTTAAAACAAGGCAAACTTAACAGAGCAATGCTAAGTCCAGATGATATATTCCAGAAGTATATGGATATAGCTTTTAGTAATATGACCGACTATGTTTCATTTGGACAAAAAACTATGACTATAAGAGATAAAAAAACAGGAGAGCCTCTATTGGATAATGAAGGCAATAAAATAGAATATCAATACAGTTATGTTGATTTCAAAGAATCCAGTGAGGTAGATGGCTCCTTAATAAGTGAAGTTAAGCAGGGCAAGGATGGCGTAAGTATAAAACTCCATGATGCCATGAAAGCCCTTGACTGGCTGTCAAAGCATATGGATATGGCTACTGAAGAACAGAGGTTGAGGATGGAAAAACTTAGAGCTGAGATTGAGAAGGTTAAAAGTCCTGACGATAACAAACCTATAGAAATAATGATAAAAAGAAAAAGTGATGAATAA
- a CDS encoding helix-turn-helix transcriptional regulator yields MKFKEFNLVKIKHVHFYGLGELYSFLGADDLRAVLNKEEVKILYLDGLTAPEIARKLNIKKDTVEKCIQRNFSNLKCEHRVALTCRREVVKAVNYEANKYIGDSAFVKKNRSIYKTNPDGDIVINKEVAPVVTWDTPRRLANENKVKF; encoded by the coding sequence ATGAAATTCAAAGAATTCAATTTGGTAAAAATAAAACATGTCCACTTTTATGGTTTGGGTGAACTATATTCTTTTTTAGGAGCTGATGATTTGAGAGCTGTGTTAAATAAAGAAGAAGTTAAGATTTTGTATTTAGATGGGTTAACAGCCCCTGAGATTGCTAGAAAATTAAATATTAAAAAAGATACTGTAGAAAAATGCATCCAAAGAAATTTTAGTAATTTAAAATGTGAACATAGGGTTGCCTTAACATGTAGACGAGAGGTGGTAAAGGCAGTTAACTATGAAGCAAATAAATATATAGGTGATAGTGCGTTTGTAAAAAAGAATAGGTCTATATATAAAACGAATCCTGACGGGGATATAGTAATAAATAAAGAGGTTGCTCCTGTAGTTACATGGGACACTCCGAGAAGATTGGCAAATGAAAATAAAGTTAAATTTTAA